The following are encoded together in the bacterium genome:
- a CDS encoding YciI family protein, whose product MRLGALTAAGPNSSTAARGTAAPRHSASPTCGRTSACRPTSATTTVRVESGRTQVLDGPYAEVKEQLGGFLLIDVADLDAAIAWAARCPAARHGTIEVRPLWPPDAA is encoded by the coding sequence CTGCGGCTAGGCGCGCTGACCGCCGCCGGCCCCAACTCATCCACCGCCGCGCGAGGCACCGCGGCGCCTCGCCACTCGGCATCACCAACGTGTGGACGAACATCCGCCTGCCGGCCGACCTCGGCGACGACGACGGTCCGCGTCGAGAGCGGCCGCACCCAGGTTCTCGACGGCCCCTACGCGGAAGTGAAGGAGCAGCTCGGCGGCTTCCTCCTCATCGACGTCGCCGACCTCGACGCCGCCATCGCCTGGGCGGCCCGCTGCCCGGCGGCGCGGCACGGGACGATCGAGGTGCGGCCGCTGTGGCCGCCGGACGCCGCCTGA